Genomic window (Vibrio sp. NTOU-M3):
TAAGCTGGTTGTTGTCGTTGATAGTTCCAAAGTCGGGCAACGGACTGGCATGCTTTTTTGTCCAACCAACAAAATCGACATAGTGATCACTGGAAAGGACGCTGATCCGAATGTGCTGAACGCATTGCAAGCACAAGGTACTGAGATCATCTTAGTGTAGTGATTCCTTCCTCCTAACGGGTTTAAACAACAAGTAATACAGGCTCACACTTTTATTTTCGATAAAGGTGTGTGGCTTCCTACATCCAAAATTTGTGAAACAAGAAGGTGTTGCTATATGAGTAAAGTAAATGAAATCACGCGAGAGTCATGGATCTTAAATACTTTTCCTGAATGGGGGACTTGGTTAAATGAAGAGATCCAAAATACAGAGATTGAACCAAATACCTTTTCCATGTGGTGGTTAGGTTGCACAGGGATCTGGCTTAAGAGTGAAGGCAATACCAATATTTCCATCGACTTTTGGTGTGGGACTGGCAAAAAAACGCAGAAAAATGCTTTTATGAAACATCAGCATCAAATGATGCGTATGGGTGGCGTACGTGAATTACAACCTAACTTACGGACATCGATCTTCCCGATGGATCCATTTGCCATCAAAGAAATTGATGCGGTAATGGCCTCTCATGATCATGCGGATCATATTGATGTCAACGTGGCTGCAGCGGTGCTTCAAAATTGTGGTGAGCATGTGAAGTTCATCGGGCCTCAAGCATGTGTTGATCTTTGGACTGGCTGGGGCGTGCCAGAAGAGCGATGTATTGTGGCTAAAGTTGGGGACGTATTGGAAATTGGCGATGTGAAGGTTCGAGTGCTTGATTCGTTTGACCGTACCGCGTTAGTTACGCTGCCGGAAGGAACCTCGTCGTCTGACAAAGCGATCCTCGATGGTATGGATGCCCGTGCAGTGAACTACCTGATTGAAACATCGGGTGGTTCGGTTTACCACTCTGGTGACTCTCATTACTCGAACTATTACGCTAAGCACGGCAATGAATATCAAATTGATGTTGCCTTACTTTCATATGGTGAAAACCCCCGTGGTGTCACTGACAAAATGACCTCTTCTGATATTTTACGCGCGGCTGAGTCACTTGATTGTGAGGTGGTTGTGCCTTTCCACCATGACATTTGGGCGAATTTCCAGAATGATCCACGTGAAATCGAAGTGCTTTGGAAGATGAAAAAAGAGCGGTTGCAGTATGGCTTTGCTCCATTTTTCTGGCAAGTGGGGGGGAAATATACTTATCCAACAGACAAAGGCCGTATGCATTATCAACATTTCCGCGGGTTCCGCGATATATTTATCGATGAGCCAGAGCTGCCGTTTAAGGCATTTTTGTAAATTGGTGAGTAAAAAAAGGGGGACTGAGGTCCTCTTTTTTGTATCTGGTGGATTTTTGAGGATGGTTTGAATGGTTACTGGTGTCTAGATGTGCAAAAGCTGGCATTAAAGCCAGCTTCTTTTCTTGGTTTAGCTCGTTACGACTTTTTTGTCCGTGCTTTTGTGTGAGTCTTTCCAGTATTGGATACGTACACGGTGTAACTGAGCTCGTCTTACTTTTTTCATTATGTCCCTCACGTTACGATAGGGCTCACTTTGAGTGAGTAACTAGCTGTTTTTACTATTTTTTACCAAATTAATGTAGTCGTGTTCCTACAAATTATCCACGATCTACTTCACATAAATGTATTTAACAACGATCACCTACATACATTTACGTGAACTTGATAACAGTTTGCGGCCAAAGGGTCAATGGCCTCATAGGAACTTCATGCAGAATTCATTCCGATGAGACATAAATGCAATCCAATCGTCACTAAACTGTCAACTTTTATGTAGGAGTGTAGTATTGGTCACCTTTTGTGAGAAAAAGTTCCATTTTTACATCAAGATTTATTATGGATATGCCGATACTGAATAACGAATAATCGTGTCTTTGGATCGTTAGGTGGCATTGTTTTGACTATTTAGCAGCATGGTATGCGACAAATTCGACGTATATCACCGTTTCAGCTTCCTAAAATGAACTGATAGGAGCTGTTCGGTTAAAGCGCTGACTTATAGTACTTTTTGGTGATATTTTTATCATCTTTGATCTACTTTTTGTATAGAGGTTGAACTGAATAGGGGCACACGAATTGGAGGCCAACTAAAATGGACATCGATTATGATTATCATGTGTTTCGAGAGCGCGTAGAACAAACGATTTTCTTTTGCGAGCAAGATGGTGTGTGCGCGAGTTACAAGGATCTCAAGTTTGCCAGTGTGTTCCAGCCCATTTTTGACCGCAATATGAATGTGCATGGTGTTGAAGCGTTAGTACGAATCAAAGATCAACACGAACAGTATTATCGTCCTGATCTCTATTTTCGCTCGATTGAGCAAGATGATCATGAAACGCTTTTTGTTACGCTGATGTGTGCCGTGCTCCATGTCTTGAACTTTGCACGCTCGGGTTATCGAGACTCACGGATCTTCATCAATGTTGCTCCTTCGATTTTTGAATTGGTTGCCAATGATCAGGCAGCGATTGATCATTTGGTTTCAAACCTTGGTCGGCATCAGCTGACATCGGATCAAATCACATACGAGATCATGGAGCTTCAGGGGCGTGATGATGCTCAAATGGTGTCGGGGATCAGCAAGTTGGCTGAGCATGGCATTCGTATCGCTTTGGATGATTATGGTGTGCAATGTTCAACGGCTGAGCGTGCGAAAACCATTCAGCCTGATTACTTAAAGCTCGATCGCAGTATTATCATGACTGATCCGGAAAAGGTAGTAAGTAATATTTCTTGCGCGATTAAGCTTGCTGGGCAGATCAATGCCAGAACGATTGCAGAAGGGATTGAGACAAAAGAAGTGCTGGATGCCTGCATGGATAATGGGGTGGATTATTTCCAAGGGTATTGGTTAGCACGGCCCGAAAAAGCACCGCCCATAGCACAGTGACATGAGATTTGATAAAGAAGGGGAGCATTTGCTCCCCTTCTTGTTTTCTTATTTAAGCTGTTATAGCTGTTATAGCTGTTATAGCTGTTATAGCTGTGATGGCTTTTCCTTGCCACTGGCCCATGCGTACATTAGCTCAAGTGCGACAGTAGCTCCCGCTAGTGCGGTGACATCACTGTGATCATACGGTGGGGAGACTTCAACCACATCCATACCGACAATGTTCATTCCGGCTAAACCACGCAAGATCTTCAATACCTTGTCGGAGTTTAATCCCCCACAAACTGGAGTGCCGGTGCCCGGAGCAAATGCAGGATCAAGGCAGTCGATGTCGAATGTGACATAAACTGGCTTATCCGCAGTGATTTCGCGGATCTGTGCAACAATCTCTTCAGCGCTCATGTCGTTTGCTTGCATCGCATTGATCACGTTGAAGGCATGATCGCTTTGTTCGTATTCAGTACGAATGCCAATTTGCACGGAATGCTTGGCAGAAATTAAACCTTCTTTTGGCGCGTGATAGAACATGGTTCCGTGATCATAGTTGCTGCCATTAGCATAGGTATCTGTATGGGCATCGAAATGGATTAACGCCATTTCACCATGATGCTTTGCATAAGCGCGTAAAATTGGCAGCGTGATAAAATGATCACCGCCAAGGGCTAACATGGTTTTGCCACTTTTTAGAATTTCAGCTGTTGCGGCTTCTAAGCGATAGGTAAAATCTTCTGCATCACCGCAGTCGAACACCAAATCACCGGCATCAATCACGTTCATTTTTTCAAAGACGTTGAAATCCCAAGGGAATTTTTTACCTTCCCACGCTAAATTCACTGAGGCACGACGGATTGCGTCGGGGCCCATACGCGCACCCGGGCGGCCAGAGGTCGCCATATCCAGTGGTACACCAAGTACCACCAAATCGGCATCAGCAGCAACCGCATTACGTATGTATGGTCGGCGCAAAAAACTCATTGAATTTGAGTACAGCGAATAATCGGTCTTCGTAAACAAATCATTCATTTAAAAATCCTCTAGGTAGGTGTAACCACGTAAACCTTGCTCAAGCTCTTCTAATACCTGATCTTGCTCATGGCTTGCAACGCGCTGGACAACCAACTCTTGGTAATTGGTGCGGATCTTGTCTACATCAATATG
Coding sequences:
- the ulaG gene encoding L-ascorbate 6-phosphate lactonase, which gives rise to MSKVNEITRESWILNTFPEWGTWLNEEIQNTEIEPNTFSMWWLGCTGIWLKSEGNTNISIDFWCGTGKKTQKNAFMKHQHQMMRMGGVRELQPNLRTSIFPMDPFAIKEIDAVMASHDHADHIDVNVAAAVLQNCGEHVKFIGPQACVDLWTGWGVPEERCIVAKVGDVLEIGDVKVRVLDSFDRTALVTLPEGTSSSDKAILDGMDARAVNYLIETSGGSVYHSGDSHYSNYYAKHGNEYQIDVALLSYGENPRGVTDKMTSSDILRAAESLDCEVVVPFHHDIWANFQNDPREIEVLWKMKKERLQYGFAPFFWQVGGKYTYPTDKGRMHYQHFRGFRDIFIDEPELPFKAFL
- a CDS encoding EAL domain-containing protein yields the protein MDIDYDYHVFRERVEQTIFFCEQDGVCASYKDLKFASVFQPIFDRNMNVHGVEALVRIKDQHEQYYRPDLYFRSIEQDDHETLFVTLMCAVLHVLNFARSGYRDSRIFINVAPSIFELVANDQAAIDHLVSNLGRHQLTSDQITYEIMELQGRDDAQMVSGISKLAEHGIRIALDDYGVQCSTAERAKTIQPDYLKLDRSIIMTDPEKVVSNISCAIKLAGQINARTIAEGIETKEVLDACMDNGVDYFQGYWLARPEKAPPIAQ
- the speB gene encoding agmatinase; translated protein: MNDLFTKTDYSLYSNSMSFLRRPYIRNAVAADADLVVLGVPLDMATSGRPGARMGPDAIRRASVNLAWEGKKFPWDFNVFEKMNVIDAGDLVFDCGDAEDFTYRLEAATAEILKSGKTMLALGGDHFITLPILRAYAKHHGEMALIHFDAHTDTYANGSNYDHGTMFYHAPKEGLISAKHSVQIGIRTEYEQSDHAFNVINAMQANDMSAEEIVAQIREITADKPVYVTFDIDCLDPAFAPGTGTPVCGGLNSDKVLKILRGLAGMNIVGMDVVEVSPPYDHSDVTALAGATVALELMYAWASGKEKPSQL